In a single window of the Gammaproteobacteria bacterium genome:
- a CDS encoding glutamine synthetase family protein, with protein MTSKPSIVPTPKGNPVRSIQQWIRDHDIDEIEAVIPDMTGIARGKLISAKKYSEEVGLRMPEGIFLQTVTGEYPEDQSAVDPSDGDIFLKPDIESFRLVPWAQNPTALIVHDCFYADGKPVEMSPRYVLQKIVQAYHEFGWTPIVAPELEFYLVKPNHDADYPLEPPVGRSGRAEPGRQSFSIDAVNEFDPMFEDLYDHCEVLDIALETLNHEAGAAQMEINLAHGDPVKISDQAFLFKRATRETALRHNMYATFMAKPMEKEPGSAMHIHQSIVDIRHGKNIFSEDNGQASPLFFAHIAGLQRYLPAAMSLLAPNVNSYRRLIRDHAAPINVHWGYDNRTVGLRVPDSTPESRRIENRVPGADANPYLAVAASLACGLLGMMDQLEPSEPVTGTAYNMPYDLPRTLEQALRALQDCTPLREILGERFVRAFNAVKENEHGTFLQVISSWEREHLLLNV; from the coding sequence ATGACTTCTAAACCAAGCATCGTACCAACGCCCAAGGGCAATCCGGTCCGTTCAATCCAGCAGTGGATCCGGGACCACGATATTGATGAGATAGAAGCCGTTATCCCTGATATGACCGGGATCGCGCGCGGCAAGCTGATCTCCGCGAAAAAATACAGTGAAGAAGTGGGCCTGCGTATGCCTGAAGGTATTTTCCTCCAGACCGTAACCGGCGAATATCCCGAAGATCAGAGCGCAGTTGATCCGTCGGACGGAGACATCTTCCTAAAGCCGGATATTGAGAGTTTCAGGCTGGTGCCCTGGGCCCAGAATCCGACTGCGCTCATTGTTCACGATTGTTTTTACGCCGATGGCAAACCGGTTGAGATGTCACCGCGTTATGTGTTGCAAAAAATCGTGCAGGCTTATCATGAATTCGGCTGGACACCCATCGTGGCTCCTGAACTCGAGTTCTACCTGGTCAAACCGAATCATGATGCAGACTACCCTCTGGAACCACCGGTCGGACGCTCAGGCCGCGCAGAACCCGGCCGCCAGTCGTTCAGTATAGATGCGGTTAACGAATTCGATCCTATGTTTGAGGATTTATACGATCACTGTGAAGTCCTTGATATCGCGCTTGAGACACTCAATCATGAAGCAGGTGCGGCCCAGATGGAGATCAACCTGGCGCATGGTGATCCGGTCAAGATCTCGGACCAGGCATTTCTTTTCAAACGAGCCACTCGCGAAACAGCATTGCGGCACAACATGTATGCTACCTTCATGGCAAAGCCAATGGAAAAAGAACCTGGCAGTGCCATGCACATTCACCAAAGCATCGTCGACATCAGACATGGTAAAAACATATTTAGCGAAGACAACGGCCAGGCCAGCCCACTATTTTTTGCCCATATTGCAGGCTTACAGCGCTACCTTCCGGCTGCAATGTCGCTCCTTGCACCGAATGTCAACTCCTACCGGCGTCTGATTCGTGACCATGCTGCACCAATCAATGTACACTGGGGCTACGACAACCGTACGGTCGGTCTGAGAGTGCCGGATTCAACACCCGAGTCACGCCGCATCGAAAACCGGGTACCCGGAGCAGACGCCAACCCCTATCTGGCCGTCGCCGCCAGTCTTGCCTGCGGCCTGCTCGGAATGATGGACCAGCTCGAGCCGTCGGAACCTGTCACCGGCACTGCCTACAATATGCCGTATGACCTGCCACGAACGCTCGAGCAGGCACTACGTGCGCTGCAGGATTGCACACCGCTGCGAGAAATTCTCGGAGAACGTTTTGTCAGGGCCTTTAACGCGGTAAAAGAAAACGAGCACGGCACATTCCTCCAGGTAATTAGTTCCTGGGAGAGAGAACACTTACTGCTGAACGTCTGA
- a CDS encoding L-2-amino-thiazoline-4-carboxylic acid hydrolase gives MDDIPIIIKRQLQAEVIGPVFDEMKTQLGQQKAEDILRAAIEKAAITEGQHYAQTKTSPERSPLRNFIELFEQWKAGGALEIDVLHESDDQFDFNVTRCRYAEMYQDMDLGHIGHLLSCHRDGTFCQGFDDRITLQRDQTIMGGASCCTFRYRYKT, from the coding sequence ATGGACGATATCCCGATTATCATCAAACGTCAGCTACAAGCTGAAGTCATAGGCCCGGTATTCGATGAAATGAAGACACAACTGGGGCAACAGAAAGCCGAAGATATTCTGCGAGCTGCGATCGAGAAGGCAGCCATTACCGAAGGTCAGCACTATGCGCAGACCAAGACCTCGCCTGAGCGTTCACCGCTTCGTAACTTCATCGAACTATTCGAGCAGTGGAAAGCAGGTGGCGCACTCGAGATCGACGTCTTACACGAGTCCGATGACCAGTTCGACTTTAATGTGACTCGCTGCCGATATGCCGAGATGTACCAAGACATGGATCTGGGGCACATTGGTCACCTACTCTCTTGTCATCGTGACGGCACCTTCTGTCAGGGGTTCGATGATCGCATCACATTGCAAAGAGATCAGACTATTATGGGCGGTGCCTCTTGTTGTACCTTCCGCTACCGATATAAAACCTGA